Proteins from a genomic interval of Mycobacteriales bacterium:
- a CDS encoding NAD+ synthase translates to MAQLRVGLAQVDHTVGDLAGNADIVSAWTRKALDQGCHLVAFPEMVVTGYPAEDLVLRHSFVQASLDTLEGLATRLADEGAGRVAVVVGYCGRSDNPAPALGRPAGEPQNSAAVLYDGRVVARYAKHHLPNYGVFDEFRYFVRGDRFPVVRLHGIDVGLVVCEDLWQEGGPVAVARQASVGLLVCINGSPYERGKDDVRGALARRRAAESGAALAYVNTVGGQDELVFDGDSLVVDTSGAIVARAPLWQEGLLVVDLDLPTQTLALTGPVDARDGTTMAVDHVVLHEQAVPSYSPSVPGVAVALGDEAEVWGALVTGTRDYVRKNGFRSVVLGLSGGIDSALVATIARDALGADAVHVVGMPSDWSSSHSVTDAEELARRQGLHWQLLPIKAMVDAYLATTELTGLSLENLQARVRGTLLMGLSNQHGHLVLTTGNKSELATGFSTLYGDSAGGFAPIKDVPKSLVWNLARWRNGQGDGELIPVASIDKPPSAELAPGQLDSDRLPDYAVLDAVLEDYVVRDLGRADLLAAGHDPAVVDRVVRLVDVAEYKRRQYPPGPKITPRAFGRDRRLPITSKWREH, encoded by the coding sequence AGGGTCGGACTCGCGCAGGTCGACCACACCGTCGGGGACCTCGCAGGCAACGCCGACATCGTCAGCGCCTGGACCCGCAAGGCGCTCGACCAGGGCTGCCACCTCGTGGCCTTCCCCGAGATGGTCGTGACCGGCTACCCCGCCGAGGACCTCGTCCTGCGGCACAGCTTCGTGCAGGCCTCGCTCGACACCCTCGAAGGCCTGGCCACCCGCCTCGCCGACGAGGGCGCGGGTCGCGTCGCCGTCGTCGTCGGCTACTGCGGTCGCAGCGACAACCCCGCGCCCGCCCTCGGCCGCCCCGCCGGAGAGCCGCAGAACTCCGCCGCGGTGCTCTACGACGGGCGGGTGGTCGCCCGCTACGCCAAGCACCACCTGCCCAACTACGGCGTCTTCGACGAGTTCCGCTACTTCGTGCGCGGCGACCGCTTCCCGGTCGTGCGGCTGCACGGCATCGACGTCGGCCTCGTCGTCTGCGAGGACCTGTGGCAGGAGGGCGGCCCGGTCGCGGTCGCCCGCCAGGCATCGGTCGGGCTGCTGGTCTGCATCAACGGCTCGCCCTACGAGCGCGGCAAGGACGACGTCCGCGGAGCCCTCGCGCGCCGGCGCGCCGCGGAGTCCGGTGCCGCGCTCGCCTACGTCAACACCGTCGGGGGCCAGGACGAGCTGGTCTTCGACGGCGACTCGCTCGTCGTCGACACGAGCGGGGCGATCGTCGCCCGCGCACCTCTGTGGCAGGAGGGCCTGCTCGTCGTCGACCTCGACCTGCCCACGCAGACCCTCGCCCTCACCGGGCCGGTCGACGCGCGCGACGGCACCACCATGGCGGTCGACCACGTGGTCCTGCACGAGCAGGCGGTCCCGTCGTACTCCCCCTCCGTCCCGGGGGTCGCCGTCGCCCTCGGCGACGAGGCCGAGGTGTGGGGAGCGCTGGTCACCGGCACCCGTGACTACGTCCGCAAGAACGGCTTCCGGTCGGTGGTCCTCGGGCTCTCGGGCGGCATCGACTCGGCGCTGGTCGCGACGATCGCGCGCGACGCCCTCGGCGCCGACGCCGTGCACGTCGTCGGCATGCCGAGCGACTGGTCGTCGAGCCACTCGGTCACCGACGCGGAGGAGCTCGCCCGGCGGCAGGGCCTGCACTGGCAGCTGCTCCCCATCAAGGCGATGGTCGACGCCTACCTCGCCACCACCGAGCTGACCGGCCTGTCGCTCGAGAACCTGCAGGCGCGCGTGCGCGGCACCCTGCTCATGGGGCTGTCCAACCAGCACGGCCACCTGGTGCTGACGACCGGCAACAAGAGCGAGCTCGCGACGGGCTTCTCCACCCTGTACGGCGACAGCGCCGGTGGGTTCGCGCCCATCAAGGACGTGCCGAAGTCGTTGGTCTGGAACCTCGCCCGTTGGCGCAACGGCCAGGGCGACGGCGAGCTGATCCCGGTCGCCTCGATCGACAAGCCGCCGTCCGCGGAGCTCGCACCAGGGCAGCTCGACAGCGACCGGCTGCCGGACTACGCCGTCCTCGACGCGGTCCTCGAGGACTACGTCGTCCGTGACCTCGGCCGCGCGGACCTGCTCGCCGCCGGCCACGACCCCGCCGTCGTCGACCGGGTCGTGCGGCTCGTGGACGTGGCGGAGTACAAGCGGCGGCAGTACCCCCCGGGTCCGAAGATCACCCCGCGCGCCTTCGGCCGCGACCGCCGACTGCCCATCACCTCGAAGTGGCGCGAGCACTGA
- the panB gene encoding 3-methyl-2-oxobutanoate hydroxymethyltransferase — protein sequence MTDSLPSLYGGVTSRRVTVRDLQLAKDAGEKWAMLTSYDMLTARLFDEIGIPALLVGDSAGNNVLGYDTTVPVTMDEMVPLVRAVASSTSRALVIGDLPFGSYQGSPAQALESAVRFMKAGAQAVKLEGGRRVLPQVELLVESGVPVMGHLGLTPQSVNTLGGYRVQGRGEAGDRLIEDALAMQEAGAFALVLEVVPSDLAARVTKELAIPTIGIGAGAETDAQVLVWTDMAGLTPGPGPKFLKRYADLRTILGDAAKAYADDVRTGTYPGPEHGYV from the coding sequence ATGACCGACTCGCTCCCGTCGCTCTACGGCGGCGTCACCAGCCGGCGCGTCACCGTGCGCGACCTGCAGCTCGCCAAGGACGCCGGCGAGAAGTGGGCGATGCTCACGTCCTACGACATGCTCACGGCCCGGCTCTTCGACGAGATCGGGATCCCTGCGCTGCTCGTCGGTGACAGCGCGGGCAACAACGTCCTCGGCTACGACACCACCGTGCCGGTGACGATGGACGAGATGGTGCCGCTGGTCCGTGCAGTCGCGTCCTCGACGTCACGCGCGCTGGTCATCGGTGACCTGCCCTTCGGCTCCTACCAGGGCTCACCGGCGCAGGCGCTCGAGTCCGCGGTCCGCTTCATGAAGGCCGGCGCGCAGGCGGTCAAGCTCGAGGGCGGCCGCCGGGTGCTGCCGCAGGTCGAGCTGCTCGTCGAGTCCGGCGTCCCCGTGATGGGCCACCTCGGGCTCACGCCGCAGTCGGTCAACACCCTCGGCGGCTACCGCGTGCAGGGCCGCGGCGAGGCCGGCGACCGGCTGATCGAGGACGCCCTCGCGATGCAGGAGGCGGGTGCTTTCGCTCTCGTCCTCGAGGTCGTCCCGTCGGACCTCGCGGCCCGCGTCACCAAGGAGCTCGCGATCCCGACGATCGGCATCGGGGCGGGTGCGGAGACCGACGCGCAGGTGCTCGTCTGGACCGACATGGCCGGCCTCACCCCCGGCCCCGGCCCGAAGTTCCTCAAGCGCTACGCCGACCTGCGCACGATCCTCGGCGACGCCGCGAA